TGAAGCATCACATTTTACAAATAATCAAATTCTGTAGCAGATGCGCGACTGTGACGCCTTGAATATTTCCATATACCATAATGTGGATACAGTAATATCATAGTAATAATTTCTGTCTTTCACTGTGATATTAATTACCTACAACTGTTGTACATGATTTTATATGTATGGATGTAATGCCAATGCTCTACCACGTAAACCTCTCTGACCACCGACTCCTCCCTTTGGTATGACATACCCCCCTGCATGTCTAGCTGTCCCTTCTTCTTCCAAATTACCATTACTTTCGATTAAATCACGCAGTGGCCAGCAAGCCAAATGACACGATTTTCCATGACGCGCTAGCACGTGATATCCTTGTCTGAAACATACGTAACGTATTTTTCTCAATCGTTATATCATTtttcaaattgaaataaaaacagTTGAAAATTCAATATACCTGGATGAAATTAGACCAACAAGTAATGCCCAATGGGCTTTATGGCCTCTTTTTAAGCATGGAGCGTGGTTGAAATCAGAATCGTATGGAATTAGTACCATTGCTCCATGAGCTAAAGCATGTGTCAGTGTGTCTGGGCATTGTTGCAAATCTACTAAAATATCTGGTCTATGGTCAGGTAAATATTCAGCCGCCAGCGTGCCCATGAAGTCGACACTGTATACTTCTCCATGTTGCGTGAAACCTCTTACACGTGCCTCTGCTAGGAGTTGACCCACTGAAACTGGCTTTGTGTATTCCTGGGATGCCATAGCAAGTGCTACCAAACCACACCTGTCAAAAGATATATAGCAACATATTCTTTCTATGTACGGCTTCGCATCCGGTATTAATATGAAATTAAACTCACTGCGGTCCATCTTGCAAAATTGGTTCAACTTGACAAAAATATGTTACTTCGGCATCCTTCAACTCGTTTCGTGATATCAGCTTCTCAATTTCTGCCTCTGCGGATGTAAGGGTAATTTTGGCCCATGGAGGCAGAGAATCCGCATCGCTTACTTCTGTTTTTTCACACATAGGTGCCTCTGGCAAACTTGTGATAGGTGGAGGTGCTGGCATTTCTTGCAAATAAGTGCAATATACGAACAACTACTTTGTTCGAGTAACAAATACCTGGTTTGAACACTAAAATACAATGATGATGCTTCCACAACTATAAAATTGTGCACCTGTGCTTCAGTATTTTCAGTCTGAAAATTGCCATTTCTCAGAGGTACTTTCTCTATTCACCGTAAAATAACATAGCGATCCCTGCTCATTGCAACTACAGTTTGCAATCCCTTGTATGGATCCAAGCTGAAATGACAGGAAAAAGAGGCTGTGCAATATGCAATACACTAccgaaataataaattataattataaacagACAGGGAAAATAAGGTACTTAAAAGTTATGATACTTCGATCGTGTACTTTGAACGTTACCAAAATGTTGGTTTCCGGTATCGACGATAAAACGTTTTACTCGGTGTCAATTTATTGCGAGAAACGTACAACACAAAAGGGGAAAAACTACTCAGGATTACGTGGGCAAACATTTgtcactattgcatttttcttaGTCATTTAACCTTGAGAAATTTGCTTTACCAAATTTGTCATTCCTTTTATAGTCATGAATtgcaaaaatttcaaacaaTACCATCGAACGCAATCGTTACTGTAAAACCAATTGCTCAATGGAACAAGCAACAGTGATATttttgtaccgttcccaaagtTCTTTAATAAATCTTACGAGGTTTAACACGAGAACGTACTCGTTGGAAAAGTTCTAATGGCAGCACATTGCACGACCGACATTGAGCGCAGAATCTTGATGATTGTATTATATACGTTTAAGCGATCTGATGTCATTCAACTGCGATTGATATCGTTCGCGGAAGATCTAATTAAGATCGAACAAAGAACTGGACGGATCAGTATTTGTTTATCGTACCTAGACTGCAAGAAAATCGTAACAGCACGATTTTGACGTTTATACGTCCCCCCCTTATACACTCTGTGACTCATGCACATACATTATGTAATTCTTCGATAGAAATAAGAATCAACACTCAAACGCGTTGACGTGACGATATCAAGGGCTCGTATGGTTACACGACGATTATTTAACGAATGACAATTACTCGCTCAATCCGACTGCAATTTGCTCCTCTCGAGGAGCTCTCAGACCGACATAGTACACTGCCTTATTCGCAGGCGTCTGTCACGATATACAGTCGGATAAGAAATTTCACGTTGGTGCTGCAGTTCCGCAGCAGGAGGCTTAATCTCACGTGTTATAAGTTCAAGCCAAGTTTGCAACGCCTCCTACCAAATTTATGCTAACTAAAAATGTGTAAATGTGTGAACGAACGCATGCACATATGCATACAATGCATCGTGCTTAAAAGAAAGTAAACTAGGAAAAGTGCGAATTTAATTTAACCCCTTGCGCTGGAACGACGTGTTGCACGCGTCATATGTTTCAAAAGTGAGAATATGACGTATATCGAGTGACTTTGTTGTTCGTAAACAATACTTTGCAGCTTTGCATGTGTATTTATTGCAAAGTGCTCTCAGTTTTCTCTATTTGTTATATTTAATCTAATTTACAAGGCAGtatgaataataaaataatttcattaattcttaGTACGTAATATGTGTATCCATGTTCCAAAATGAAAAGCGAAGTTAATAATACCATTCAACTATAATTGAGGACATTTTCCTGAAAGACCAGAAAGAATGTGCGAAGTTTGCACGGTAAATAAAGAACGCAACGAAACTACccggaaatgtaaaaaaatgtCTTATTACATTACGTATTCCACATTGTTTTGAAGTATATCAtactataaaaaattataagtaAAGAGTTTTATTGTAAACGTTCGTATAAAATATATCTATACAGAACTTATGTGCATATCTACGGTTTGTATGTTAGCGCAAGTGGTTAACAAATTTTTGTTTGTCTTCTGAAAAATATAATTAGGAATAAAAACGTATCATATTTATGACAATgtttttattactttttaatTACTTCAGGTTATTCCACAAACAAAAATTGCAGACTGTTCGAGAATTAGCTCATTCTCTGGGCACCACGACTCGAACAGGCTAGCTCGCAGTGCGATGCGCTTCAAACTGAATTTGGGGATTTGCACATAGGTGACATGCGCGCGCACCGATCTTTCTGCCTGCCGATTCAGGACCTCGTCAGTTCTAACGTGTAAGTTCGATCGAGTGTACTCTTTCAGTTCTTTGTCTCCaattaatataattgtaaaGGTATtatgtgtttgaataacgcatagTAACGATCATTTGTCAAAACTCAATCTCTGCTGTAAATGGCGATCAATATCGTCATTCCCTTTAGATCTCACGCGCTCGATTCTAACTAAAATATCGACTCTCTTGTAACCACGGCATTGCGTTTTATAATAAATGACTTTAAGACCCTGTCTAAAATGTTTGCACCATATTCATTTTTCGCGAACCTTTCATCCGGCTGGCGCTCTCAACAATACAGTCCGCGATTTCAAACACAgacaataaattaattaatcaaTTATGGTTCAGGTTACGCCACCATCCATTTTAGGCAAACCCTCTCCGATATGTTTTTTAGACGTCATACATTCTGCAACAAAAAAATAATGTACAAATTATAGATATAATTCTTAACTTTTATAAAGTAGTCAAGTAATTTAAAGTAGTATTTGTCGATGTTATGAGTATATTACGATGTTTCTATCGTATAATAGAGACAAATAGTATAATATTATACTATGCTACAATATAACATCCAAAATATGATATCGTCACAAAAATTACCTTGCACAAAAGTTGTCTATTTCTTCTAACGATTCACCGGAGTTTTTCActtgtaaaaattaaatactcAAACACTGTTTAGTTCACAAATTGATTTTTGTACCTACACAAACCACCATATATGTACAAGTCTCTTCAAATTCGAACGAGGAGAAATTCACCAGCACCAAGTTTACCAACTCTTCCACAGTTTGACAGCTACGCGACATAGTGTGTAAAGtgattattataattttgattgCATGACGAAACGACGAGCGATGTACCACTTGTGTATCTAGCATAAACTTTCGAAATGCTTAACTTGCCATCGTTTAATAGAAATGTACTGTGAAGGAGAATGGGTAGCCAATGATGGTGACTTTCCCCTCGCGCGGCACGAATAATATTCTGCAGTTGTACATAGTGCACAGTGTGATTTCAAGATAGCAAAATCATTACGCTCGTACAAATATAATCGTGAACAACGAATAAATTCCAATAGCTTTATTACCATGTAGCATTGGAGATTCACTAATACTGATTGATACGATAAATTTATACAGATTCGTTCGAACAAACAACAAACCGTTAACaatcgtttgttttttttttactgcctactcagagatgccagaaaggcaccgaaggtgctctctcacactatatcagatcacgcgtacgtgagctcgtggagtttcggaaagtcgacaaaggcaaactgacgtatgccctctttctcgattctccgaagttgcccgaagtaatttcggaccgtctcgtgggaatcgagagagaaaggcttacaCTtctcttctcgctcttgaacaactaatatccgacctcccgtcaacagatccccactggcctctgctgaccgctgctaactactcctggaatttctgacaacgtataacgattacgactggctactgttagtctcaccCAGCCTCTGCTaatcgctgctgaccactcctggaatttctgacaacgtataacgattactactgacttctgcctgcctccgctggactctgctgaccgctgctgaccactcctgttacttctgacaacgtataacgattacgactggctactgttagcctctcccagtctctgctggcctctgctgaccaccgcttatatttctgacaacgtataacaattactactgacttctgcctgcctccgctggactctgctgaccgctactgacctccgttggcctctgctcgtctctgctgaccgctgctgaccactcctgatacttgtgacaacgtataacgattactacttgctactagcagcctctgctgacctctgccagcatctcctggcctaagctggcctctgcgaacatcttccgacgtcagctgaccattgctgaccactgctgaccgttgctgacaacttgtgacatgatataatataatataatatgtttatatgtattaaagttttgtataatgtaaatctgtggcaataaatgatataaatttaaagaattcgatgtgttttcatcattttttacctttcaatccctctccaaatcattcccttaaTTATAAGACCTTCACAAACGCTCGATCGACTCTctgtatctttaaaaattttctaagttccccggaaagatttcaaatctcccgccgccagaaaatttctgcgaattcctggaaatgacgtcatttctaagaattcctggaaattctcggaatccctgaaacttctcggaaaccctgaaacttctcggaatccctgaaatttctcggaagtttcaggcagcggcaaaaattccggcctgaatttttcggcaaaaattttaaagagcccccCCCTGTGAAATCTTTCCCGGGAACTTTGGCTAGCTgtgggactttgaaatttttccgccAAGTGTTTGTTGTCTCCTGTCAGCCgtgggactttgaaatttttctgccAAGTATTTGTTGTCTCCTGCCAGCCGTGGAACTTAGAATTTTTCTGGAAGATCGTCGCTGGCCCCTTCTCCTCTCTCCTGGTAGTCGCCATCCGCCATTGTTGTTGTCTCCTGCCAGCTGTGGAACTTGGAAAATTTTCGGGAAGGAACATCTCGAAAATTTTGCAgcgacaccccccccccccccactgggtgggagaccgccagccagacctggccggaatcccacccccctcccctccaggggaggaccagctcctgccggctccgctgctgctgggagatgttgctgctaggaaggcatgtcatgaaatggcccatttagagttgggttaacgagtgtatatatagaaacgaaggcccgagcgagcacttgtgagaaagcccaggcggcGGCAAATTCGAAATCTTTCCGCGGGACTTTGAAAATTTCTGCCTCTGGCAAGCGGCGCaatatttgaaatctttccagggaactttgaaaatttttgcctctggcagctagtacgcGGAGCTGGCGTTTGCCTATCGACCGTAGCTATGGCGCTGACGGTTTCAGGTCCATTTTagacttgaaaatttttatctctgACAGCTAGTATGGGAGCTGACGTTTACTGAATGAATGAATAAGTATCTCTAATTGACCATAGGTCAGGTGCTGACGGTTTTATgtccattttagactttgttatcaGGAGGGGATGGTAGGGGAAGAGATGGCAggtatcttataactaagggaatggtttcgagaggaaaggaaaggtagaaatgatgagaacacagcattctttgaaattatatcatttattgccatagatttacattatacaaaactttaatacatataaacattttatattatattatatcatgttacaagttgtcagcaacggtcagcagtgatcAGCAATGATCAGCTgatgtcgggagatgttggcagaggccagcttaggccaggaggcgctggcagaggtcaacagaggaaggcaggagtcgtagtaatcattgtacgttgccagaaatatatacggtggtcagcaaaggccagcagtggcaagcagagatcaccaggggcgaatagtagcaaatagtaagcgttatatgttgtcagaagtatcagaggtggtcagcagcggtcagcagagacgagcagaggtatgcagtggcaagcagagatcagcaggagcgaacagtagcatgtagtaattgttatatacgatgccagaagcatcaggggtggtcagaagtgttcagcagaggttagcaaaggcatgcaaaggcaagcagagacttgtaggggcatgcagtagtaagtattaatcgttatacattatcagaaatacctgcagtggtcagtagcgttcggcagaggccagaaaagttcagcagagacaagcacatgcTGACATAGATCAgcgaagaccaacagaggttagcagaagtcagtagtaatcgttgtaggttgtcagaaatataagcgatggtcagcaaagtccagcagaggcaagcagtaatcaggagcagtcaataaCAGTCACTGTATGGTGtcttgttgacgggaggtcgaatATTAGTTGTCCAAGAGCGaggagggaagtgtgagcctttctgtctcgactctcacgagacggtccgaaattgcttcgggcagcttcggaataatcgagaaagagggcatgcgtcagtttgcctttgtcgactttccgaaactctacgagctcacgtacgcatgatctggtatgtgtgagtagggcaccgggtgctgaatctggcatctctgaccaTGGGATATGAAGTTCCATTGAACGTCCAATCTATGTTGTACCTCGCCTATGGTTTCACCGCATCCATTAAACGTACTTCACAATTCGTAAATGTAActcatatttattaataaaatataaatgacatttaataaaaatgacttcattttcgagaaaatcaactTAGAAAATTCATTGTATACGCGTGCAATAGAGTACAACTTAGAATTcaacgcaagtagaaacagtAGGTAGTTGGCAGACATACTAAACCAATCTTATTTAGTTGCACATGTGTAGAAAGCACCGATCCAAAGAtcaaactattatttattaaGTATGTATCGCTCAACTccacgttttaaaaaaaattcttatttcGAACGACATTCGTCACAATAGTAACTTTCACGCGTTCTAGTTATTTTCAGTGCATTTCAAATTCTGATGCGACGCCATCAAAACCATGCATTGTGTATTGCACTTTAGCTGAGGTTCATGGACGATCGATATGCCCATCTATCTCTAAACTATGTAATCGTTGCGGACCATACGTGTTTATGGATGTTCAATGGTTGACAGCTGTCAGTCGCACATAGGTTGGTTGTGAGTCACGGTATTGGCAGTGGAACTGGGTGAAGACCGTTCACCTCGACAGGTGACTAAGAGCCTAGGAATTGCTGCTACTCTCTTTTCTCTCGAAGTTGTGTTATCATCTGTTGCGCACGCACTTGCTCGTAGCTAAAAGCGGTTTATGCTTTGTTACTTTCCTTTAGACATACCTAATCAAGCACTCGCTTTTTGGCCTCCAAGTTTTGTACTGGTCCGCTACAGGTATCGCACGTCATCACCCACCCTTTTGTTCAGATGTCCAGGTATTTTTTGTAAGAGCCTTTTTTTACTTTGTTTTGCTCCAATTTGTACAATTTTTGGTAACTATCGAACGCGATTCACTGTGGAAGCTTCGTTTTGCAGCGATATAACCGGCATGGCGTCAAGCTCCGTCAGCCAAGAGGACTTTGACAATGATTTTGAGCTATCATCCAGGAGGTCCAGAATCAGAATGGCTCGAGCACGCATTGGCCCACCCAGAACAGGGGATGGCTCTTCCATAGGCTTTCAAAGTAATTCCATGcctttttatttcttatttcgatAGTTTATTTTACGTGTTACTTGGAATTCAAATTGCTCTGCTTGCAGAGAATGCACCGAACGTAGAGGAATCTCAAGGAGTGTGCGATACAAGTTCAAACAATGCACCCGAGCATGAGAACCAGCAAATCAAACCGATAATGAGAAAGCAGGACAAACGAGTGACTGGTCGGTAAGTAAACCATTTGTCGTTGCATGGTAACCAAAGATGACGCTTCCGAAATTCGAGTATCTCGCACTACTAAGTAGAACCAGTATAGAGTTTGCATATTTTGCTAACACTTTCTGGATCTGGTTCTAGTGTCTTTAGTGTCGTATCCTGTTTGCACAGGCCAACACATATAAACAAGGGGAAGCAGCAACGTGATAGACGAAAGCTTAGGGAAAAGAGACGAAGTACGGGAGTGGTACATTTGCCATCAACGGAGGTTTGTCACTGTTTGCAG
The Colletes latitarsis isolate SP2378_abdomen chromosome 14, iyColLati1, whole genome shotgun sequence DNA segment above includes these coding regions:
- the LOC143350143 gene encoding actin maturation protease, with the translated sequence MPAPPPITSLPEAPMCEKTEVSDADSLPPWAKITLTSAEAEIEKLISRNELKDAEVTYFCQVEPILQDGPQCGLVALAMASQEYTKPVSVGQLLAEARVRGFTQHGEVYSVDFMGTLAAEYLPDHRPDILVDLQQCPDTLTHALAHGAMVLIPYDSDFNHAPCLKRGHKAHWALLVGLISSRQGYHVLARHGKSCHLACWPLRDLIESNGNLEEEGTARHAGGYVIPKGGVGGQRGLRGRALALHPYI